One Candidatus Nanosynbacter featherlites genomic region harbors:
- a CDS encoding CTP synthase encodes MTKKYIFVTGGVLSGVGKGITAASIGAVLQAKGLSVSVQKCDPYLNVDAGLLNPKEHGECFVTKDGAETDLDLGHYERFLDLELTQKNTTLSGRLLRDLIADERAGKFGGQTVQLVPHLTNAIKKSIHEAAEGDVHIVEIGGTVGDYEGLSFIEAIRDFSQEVGRNNCLFVHVVYVPFLEASQEYKTKPAQNAMAELRSFGIMPDVVAVRTEGHDKPPRSVGEKIAISSGVRPEGIIMMPNVNTVYEVPLTVARDLGPMLSEFTGVTMEPDLTRWENLATRDTTDYAREVTVGLVAKYIDNTDTYLSVTEALKSAAWAENCEVNIRWINSETASDDDFAEVDAVLVPGGFGSRGVEGKIAAATYCLEHNKPYLGICLGMQTAVIAAARRGGVDSANSEEFGAGQGTNVIYLMDGQAGKESTGGTMRLGDYPAVLKEGSLVAKTYGTTEVTERHRHRYEVNQDFVQAIEQGGLVVSGTSPDGRLVEFVESPHCNYFVATQAHPEFKSRPFRPHPLFDGLIRAAASR; translated from the coding sequence ATGACGAAGAAGTATATTTTTGTAACTGGTGGAGTGCTGTCTGGTGTTGGTAAGGGAATCACGGCGGCAAGTATTGGTGCGGTGTTGCAAGCCAAAGGCTTGTCAGTGTCCGTACAAAAGTGTGATCCATACTTGAATGTTGACGCTGGATTATTAAATCCGAAAGAACACGGTGAATGCTTTGTAACCAAAGATGGTGCCGAGACTGATTTGGACCTAGGACACTATGAACGCTTTTTGGATTTGGAGTTGACGCAGAAAAATACTACCCTGTCAGGTCGACTATTGCGTGATCTCATCGCTGATGAACGAGCTGGTAAATTTGGTGGGCAAACAGTGCAGCTAGTGCCACATTTGACCAATGCTATTAAAAAATCTATTCACGAAGCAGCTGAGGGCGATGTTCACATTGTGGAAATTGGCGGTACGGTCGGGGACTACGAAGGTCTGAGCTTTATTGAAGCAATTCGTGATTTTTCACAAGAAGTAGGCAGGAATAATTGCCTCTTTGTTCATGTGGTGTATGTGCCGTTTTTGGAAGCGAGTCAGGAGTACAAAACAAAGCCTGCACAAAATGCCATGGCGGAGCTTCGTAGCTTTGGGATCATGCCAGACGTCGTGGCGGTGCGGACCGAGGGTCATGATAAACCGCCGCGTAGTGTTGGCGAAAAAATCGCTATCTCATCTGGCGTACGTCCTGAAGGTATCATCATGATGCCAAATGTCAATACTGTGTATGAAGTGCCGTTGACGGTTGCGCGTGACTTGGGACCAATGTTGAGTGAATTTACTGGAGTAACAATGGAGCCTGATTTGACTCGCTGGGAAAATCTCGCCACGCGTGACACGACTGATTACGCTCGTGAAGTAACCGTTGGTCTGGTGGCAAAATATATTGACAATACCGATACGTATTTGTCGGTGACTGAAGCGCTCAAATCGGCAGCCTGGGCGGAGAATTGTGAAGTCAATATACGGTGGATAAATTCAGAGACTGCCAGTGATGACGATTTTGCTGAGGTTGATGCTGTGTTGGTGCCGGGCGGATTTGGCTCACGCGGTGTTGAAGGAAAAATTGCAGCGGCGACGTATTGTCTGGAGCACAATAAACCATATTTGGGTATTTGTTTGGGTATGCAAACAGCGGTGATTGCCGCGGCGCGTCGAGGTGGCGTGGACAGTGCTAACAGTGAAGAATTTGGTGCAGGTCAGGGCACGAACGTGATTTATCTAATGGATGGGCAGGCAGGTAAAGAGTCGACTGGTGGCACGATGCGCCTTGGTGATTATCCGGCAGTGCTGAAAGAAGGCTCACTCGTGGCAAAGACGTATGGTACGACAGAGGTGACAGAGCGACACCGCCACCGATATGAGGTGAATCAGGATTTTGTTCAGGCGATTGAACAAGGTGGTTTGGTTGTTTCGGGCACCTCGCCAGATGGTAGATTGGTTGAATTTGTGGAATCGCCGCACTGCAACTATTTCGTTGCTACACAAGCTCACCCAGAGTTTAAATCTCGTCCATTTCGGCCACACCCGCTCTTTGATGGACTCATTAGAGCAGCTGCTTCCAGATAG